A genomic stretch from Podarcis muralis chromosome W, rPodMur119.hap1.1, whole genome shotgun sequence includes:
- the LOC144324901 gene encoding zinc finger protein 618-like isoform X6 codes for MPASDSPASDSAPPSEEAPPSAPQVTVKTETPDDFAWPHGGPTEPRKGGRGAAPAEICVVLGGVRSQQTLGKLGSYECGICGKKYKYYNCFQTHVRAHRDTEVASGEGASQGNNFRYTCDICGKKYKYYSCFQEHRDLHAVDDPYDQAMVAKDEVKEEDPEPFQKIGPKTGSYTCEFCGKQYKYYTPYQEHVALHAPIKYSRSPLLVAVKSHAGKKAPAASIIRCSALLHRAPSGASQLQMFRAPNSGSPGSKATTESVFSRRVESKLQNNYEETNSSSQNSSEPYTCGACGIQFQFYNNLLEHMQSHAADNENSLASPPPRSPPPAAPEEKWKPPPTQDPAPNEALHVPDKERQALAERLLRLACAAPALLPALAGPEFQKLAQSLVDSGARHGAYPVADALGNLSALALQQLPRMYNQAKVKVTCALGAARGIGVTCHAHPAGGHVLAAHRVETGRLRSYVLAVRPPGAPEPVPLWVQNVLSEFVAPETRAAYVSDSAAAAPGLGKAGLALRCAGCALNAAVAGVLSQRALQARGMPEVAELLATCVDLLGSRSAGAAEERREGGNPGSCSAAPGSRSAGAAPSWDSHREGGNPGSYSAAPTPPCWDSPADALLAAHEWQERGNLGSRSGATPAGSYSAATHEAGAKLGSCGGGAAEHGNPGSRSAATAERGNLGSRSAGSYSADAKLCSGGAAERGNPGSLAGSCSAGATAGANLNWALLGNLAALLAPIKQAVAELGAEGRPTLQLVLPTYLRLEKLFTAKAGDAGPLSKLCHLFLEALKENFKLHPAHRAAMLLDPRQKLRPAPTYQHEEIVASLCQLMELADEPELEPGAAKKARVSGDVAPPGAEEAEVYAYLREAHAAAPTDLLQYWAGASSHPRLARLALWLLAVPAVGARFGGGGLCEEALGVRRGRVLGAEEANKLLFLRANMA; via the exons GCTCCTACGAGTGCGGGATCTGCGGCAAGAAGTACAAGTACTACAACTGCTTCCAGACCCACGTCCGGGCGCACCGAG acACGGAAGTGGCGTCAGGCGAAGGTGCTTCCCAAGGCA ACAACTTCCGCTACACCTGCGACATTTGCGGGAAGAAGTACAAATACTACAGTTGCTTCCAGGAGCACCGCGATCTCCACGCGGTCGACG ATCCCTATGACCAGGCCATGGTGGCCAAAGACGAGGTGAAGGAAGAGGATCCGGAACCTTTCCAGAAGATCGGTCCAA AAACCGGCAGCTACACGTGCGAATTCTGCGGCAAGCAATATAAATACTACACTCCTTACCAGGAACACGTCGCTCTTCACGCGCCGATCA AATATTCCCGCTCGCCGCTCCTGGTGGCCGTCAAATCGCACGCCGGGAAGAAGGCGCCGGCGGCGTCAATCATCCGTTGCTCCGCCCTCTTGCACCGGGCGCCGTCGGGCGCCTCCCAGCTCCAGATGTTCCGGGCGCCGAATTCGGGATCTCCGGGGAGCAAGGCCACCACAG AAAGCGTCTTCAGCCGGAGGGTGGAGAGCAAGTTGCAGAACAACTACGAGGAAACCAACTCCAGCTCCCAGAACTCCAGCG AGCCCTACACCTGCGGCGCCTGCGGGATCCAGTTCCAGTTCTACAACAACCTGCTGGAGCACATGCAGTCGCACGCCG CCGACAACGAAAACAGCCTGGCCTCCCCTCCGCCCCGCTCTCCTCCGCCCGCCGCCCCGGAAGAGAAGTGGAAGCCGCCGCCCACCCAGGACCCCGCCCCAAACGAGG cGCTACACGTCCCGGACAAGGAGCGCCAGGCGCTGGCCGAGCGCCTCCTCCGATTGGCCTGCGCCGCGCCCGCTCTCCTCCCCGCCCTGGCCGGCCCCGAGTTCCAGAAACTGGCGCAGTCCCTCGTCGACAGCGGCGCCCGGCACGGCGCCTACCCCGTCGCCGACGCCCTCGGGAACCTTAGCGCCCTGGCGCTCCAGCAACTGCCCCGCATGTACAACCAGGCCAAGGTCAAGGTCACCTGCGCCCTGGGCGCCGCGCGCGGCATCGGCGTCACCTGCCACGCGCACCCGGCCGGCGGCCATGTTTTGGCGGCGCACCGCGTCGAAACCGGGCGCCTGCGCAGCTACGTCCTGGCCGTGCGCCCGCCCGGCGCCCCGGAACCCGTCCCGCTTTGGGTCCAGAACGTTTTGTCGGAGTTCGTGGCGCCCGAGACCCGGGCCGCCTACGTGAGCGacagcgcggcggcggcgcccggTCTGGGGAAAGCCGGCTTGGCGCTCCGCTGCGCCGGCTGCGCCCTCAACGCCGCCGTGGCCGGCGTCCTCAGCCAGCGGGCGCTCCAGGCGCGCGGCATGCCGGAGGTGGCGGAGCTGTTGGCAACCTGCGTCGACCTGCTTGGGAGTCGTAGCGCCGGAGCGGCGGAGGAACGGCGGGAAGGGGGCAACCCCGGGAGTTGCAGCGCGGCGCCCGGGAGTCGGAGCGCAGGAGCGGCGCCCTCTTGGGATTCGCACCGGGAAGGTGGCAACCCCGGGAGTTATAGCGCGGCGCCGACGCCGCCATGTTGGGACTCGCCGGCCGACGCCTTGCTAGCGGCGCACGAGTGGCAGGAACGTGGCAACCTCGGGAGTCGTAGCGGCGCAACGCCGGCCGGGAGTTATAGCGCGGCGACGCATGAAGCCGGCGCCAAGCTTGGGAGTTGCGGCGGCGGAGCGGCGGAACATGGCAACCCCGGGAGTCGTAGCGCCGCCACGGCGGAACGTGGCAACCTCGGGAGTCGTAGCGCCGGGAGTTATAGCGCAGACGCCAAGCTCTGTAGCGGAGGAGCGGCGGAACGTGGCAACCCCGGGAGCCTGGCCGGGAGTTGTAGCGCCGGAGCAACGGCGGGCGCCAACCTCAACTGGGCGCTGCTGGGAAACTTGGCGGCCTTACTGGCGCCCATTAAGCAGGCCGTCGCCGAACTGGGCGCCGAGGGGCGCCCGACGCTGCAGCTGGTGTTGCCAACTTACCTGCGGCTGGAGAAGCTCTTCACCGCCAAGGCGGGCGACGCCGGGCCGCTCAGCAAGCTCTGCCATCTTTTCCTGGAGGCCCTGAAGGAGAACTTCAAGCTGCACCCGGCGCACCGGGCGGCCATGTTGCTGGACCCGCGCCAGAAGCTGCGCCCGGCGCCAACTTACCAGCACGAGGAGATCGTCGCCAGCCTCTGCCAGCTGATGGAGCTGGCCGACGAGCCCGAACTCGAACCCGGCGCCGCCAAGAAAGCGCGGGTCTCGGGAGACGTAGCGCCGCCGGGCGCCGAGGAAGCGGAGGTCTACGCCTACCTGAGGGAGGCCCACGCGGCGGCGCCAACTGATCTGCTGCAGTACTGGGCCGGCGCCTCCTCGCACCCGCGGCTGGCCAGGCTGGCGCTGTGGTTGCTGGCGGTGCCGGCGGTCGGCGCCCGGTTTGGGGGCGGCGGCTTGTGCGAAGAGGCGCTGGGGGTGAGGCGAGGGCGGGTTCTGGGGGCGGAGGAGGCCAATAAGCTGCTGTTTCTGAGGGCCAACATGGCGTGA